The Thiorhodovibrio frisius genome segment GGGAAGCGGTCGAGCTCGTCGTTGTCGTAGTCGGCCTCGGTGAACCAGTTCTGGTTCCACATGGGATTGGCGACGACGCGGTCGAAGGTGCGCAGCCTGCCGCGCCAGCGGAATTTGGGGTGCTTGAAGGTGTCGCCGATCTCGATCTCGCCCTCGAAGTCGTGGATGATCAGGTTCATGTTGGCCATGGCCCAGGTGTCGGCGATGTACTCCTGGCCGTAGAGCTTGAGCGGGGCAGGCTGTTCGCTCTTCGCCGACTCCTCCATCGCGATCTCGCACTTAATCAGGAGGCCGCCGGAGCCGCAGCAGGGGTCGTAGATCTCCATGCCCGGCTCTGGCGCGAGCACGCGGGACATGATGGTGCCGACCTCGGGCGGGGTGTAGAACTCGCCGGCGCTCTGGCCGCCGCCCTCGGCGAACTTGCGGATCAGGTATTCGTAGCTCTTGCCGATGATGTCGGCCTCGACATCGTCCAGGCCCAGGCGCTTGGTGCTGATCGCTTCGATCAGGTTGGACAGGCGGTCGTCGTCGAGGTCGCGCTGGCCGTGGGTGGTGGCGTTGAAGTCGACGCGGTCGATGATGCCCTGCAGCAGCGGGTTTTCGCGCGCGATGGCGCGCATCTGGGTGGTGACGCCTTCGCCGATTCTGTCCGCGAGCTTGCGGATGACGGACCAGACGGATTGCTCGGGGTCATCCGGAACCAGCGGCAGGTAGAAGCGCACCAGCTTGTGGTCGGCCTTGACGAGTGCGAAGGCCGATCGGCGCGATCCGACCTCGGCGGCGATGCGGTTCAGCTCATCGTCGAAGACGTCGCAGAGGCGTTTGGTGAAGATCAGCGGGAGGATGTAGTCCTTATATTTCGGCGCGTCCTTGGCGCCACGGATGGAGCATGCGGCGTTCCAGATCCAGGATTCGAGGGACTTGGCGTTTTCGGGCTTAGTCTTCGCCATGGACTTCTTCGTCGAGGTTGATGACCTCGGCACAGGCCGGGCACTGGAATGTATTGGAAGAAACCTGGCTAAACCGCAAGCCTGTGTCGATGGGTGGGGTGGCCAGCTCGCGGGAGGTAATGAGAAGTCCTTCAGCCGTGACATCTTCGAAGAGTTTGCAGTTGGGGCAATCGAGGAGATCGCGGTTGCCAACAAAGAGTCCCAACGCCGCAGCTTGGGCCTGGACGCGCTCTAGTTGCTGGCAGAGGTCGCGGAGTGGGGTCAGGTCGCTCACGACGGCTGCGCGGATGCTGCGCGTCGATAGCCGGATTTGTCCAAACGCATGATGATAGCCCGTCCGATTATATTCCAGTGTTGCTTCCGATTGTATGCCGGTCATGCGGCTAAGTGTATGCTGGATCCTCGTCCAATCGTCTGCCCGGTCGGCGGCTGAATGTTGGATGCCGACTCGGTATCCCGCCGGATCGGCTCCTGTCGAAGGGCTCCGGGATCGATCGGGTCGCCGAGGCCAGCGTCATTCTCGCACCTGCGTAGCTTCTGAAACTTCTTTTCCGGCCCTTCGAGCATCGCTATTGCTCTGCGCTGGGTCTCTCCCCCACCACCATCTGCTTCTTGACCGCTCCGTTCTCGAAGGTGACGAGCGGGGTATGGGTGCGTTGGGCATCCCGGCGTGCTTGCTGGGCGGCTCGCCGCAAGGCGATTGCGCTTTGGACCAAGTCATGATCGGGTGCTTTGTTGCTTTCGTTCTTCATGGCGCTTCCTCCAAGAGAGTCGCCTCCTCGCCGGAGTTGTCGTAAACCCGCCAGGCATCAAGACGGGGGCGATAGAGATGCTCGAAATGATACCAGCCGGCGACAAATCGACGGCGGATCACGGACTCGGGGAAAATAGGGGACGTACCACGTCTCCGAGTTGGTCTGGCCCAAGGGCCGTTGCGCGGAACTTTTCGGCGTAGAACTCCCGCTTGAGTGGGTCTTTCAGCGGGATGAGGGTTCGAAAATGGGTCCACCCCAATTGTCGCCGCAGTGCGGCGACAATTTCCGTATCCGGAAATGCCTCGGCGAACTGAACCATGCTCATATCCCAATCTTCCGCAGAATCTCCCGCAGCGCAGCATCGGCCTCGCGCGCCTCGGCCTCCGCCGCATCCAGTTCGGCGACGATCTCCGCCAGTGGTCGATAGGTCTCAGCGTCGCTGGTGTGGATGCAGCGGCTGGGGGAGATGTTGTAGTCGTTCTTCGCAAGCTCGGCGTGATCGACGATGCGGCTGAGCTTTTCCTCTTCCTTCCAGCCGATGAGGGTGTCGGCGATGCGCTGGATGCTAGCAATGGGGATAAAGTTCTTGGGTCGCCCTTTTCGAAGATCTGGCTGGCGTTGACAAGGAAGACCTTACCCCGCCGTGCCTCTGGCTTGGCCTTGTTCAGGAACAGGACGATGCCGGGCGCGGTGGTGTTGTAGAAGAGGTTCTCGGGCAGGTAGAGCACGCTTTCGATCAGGTCGTGGTCGACGAACCACTGGCGGACGGTCTTTTCCTTGTTGGTGCCGGCATTGCCCGAGCCGCGAGAGGCTGCGCCGGTGTCGAGGACCACGGCGGCGCGGCCTTTGTCGTTGAGGCTGGCGTGCATGTGCTGCACCCAGCCCCAGTCGGCGGAGGATTTGCCGGGGAAGCCGGCGCCGGCGGGGAAGCGGTCGAGCTCGTCGTTGTCGTAGTCGGCCTCGGTGAACCAGTTCTGGTTCCACATGGGATTGGCGACGACGCGGTCGAAGGTGCGCAGCCGGCCGCGCCAGCGGAATTTGGGGTGCTTGAAGGTGTCGCCGATCTCGATCTCGCCTTCGAAGTCGTGGATGATCAGGTATTCGTAGCTCTTGCCGATGATGTCGGCCTCGACGTCGTCCAGGCCCAGGCGCTTGGTGCTGATCGCTTCAATCAGATTGGACAGGCGGTCGTCGTCGAGGTCGCGCTGGCCGTGGGTGGTGGCGTTGAAGTCGACGCGGTCGATGATGCCCTGCAGCAGCGGGTTATCCCGAGCGATGGCGCGCATCTGGGTGGTGACGCCTTCGCCGATCCGGTCGGAAAGTTTGCGGATGACGGACCAGACGGGTTGCTCGGGGTCAGCCGGAACCAGCGGCAGGTAGAAGCGCACCAGTTTGTGGTCGGCCTTAGCGAGTGCGAAGGCTTTCCTGCGCGAGCCGACCTCGGCGGCGATGCGGTTTAGCTCATCGTCGAAGACGTCGCAGAGGCGCTTGGTGAAGATCAGCGGGAGGATGTAGTCCTTGTATTTCGGCGCGTCCTTGGCGCCACGGATGGAGCATGCGGCGTTCCAGATCCAGGATTCGAGGGATTTGGCGTTGGTCGGCGTCACGGGGGCTTGTTTCCTCATCCTTTTCTTGCGGGTCCTTTTCGTGCGCGCGGGGCGCGTCCGGTGAGCCTGTTCTGGGCCTTCAGTTTCGCCCAGGAGCAGGGGTTAGACAAGCGCGCTCAACCTGTCAGCGCGTCCAATTGCACTTCGACGTGGCGTCCAACTGTATCCCGGTCATGTGACTAATTGTATGCTTGATCCTTGTCCAATGGCGGTGATCGCCAGCGAGGTCAGCCCGCGCGCAGCCTAGCGGTGATGCCGAAGGGGCCGGGAAACAGCCTGTTTCCCATATTCGGATCAGGTCGCGGTGCCTTCCGCTCCCCCTTTGCACGAGGCTCGGCCAAATTGAGAAATCGAAGACTCTAACGCAAGATTGCACGGTAACAGAGCTAGTGTTAGTGTGCGCTACGATGTTACCGATATTGACAGATAGTGAGAAGGCGTTGCTCGCGACCGCAACGAGCCATGTCGAGCATGTACTGCAGGCGCCGCTGATTGTTGATGGACCCGCTGCCAGCGCGAAGCTGCCGGCGTTCTTGACGCAGCGCTATGTCTTGGTCGAGGGCGAAATCCTCGGTCGACCGTGCATCCTGATGCTCGGAACGCGTCTCCATGACGACACGCCGGCCACTATTGCTAAGCATCGTGATGTTATACGCAGGCAATCGCCGGGGCGGGTGGTCATTCTCGTGATCGAACGCCTGAGCAATCACAATCGCCACCGCCTCATTTCGCAGCATGTCCCGTTCATCGTGCCTGGCAATCAGCTCTTCGTGCCCGAACTGGCCGTGGATCTGCGTGAGCATTTTCGCAGCGAACGAGATACGCCCGCTGACGGTCTGACCCCGGCAGCGCAGTTGATCCTGCTGGCAGTGTTGATAGGCCGGATTGGACCAGAGACAACGCCCTCAGAACTCGCATCGCAGTTTCACTATAGCGCGATGAGCATGAGCCGGGCGATCACCGAAATAGAGGCGTTCGAGTTGGCCGATACTGAGGTTGCTGGTCGTTTCCGACATGTACGCTTCAGGCTGCCAGGTGAGGCGCTATGGAGTCGCGCACTTCCGCATTTGCGTTCACCCGTGCGCAAACGCCGACGTGTCAGACGTCCGCCGCAATGTCTCGCCTTGCCCTTGGCGGGAGAGACAGCACTCGCCGAAAAGACTGACTTGTCGCACCCGCGCATAGAAACACGGGCGATGGCAGCGACCAAATGGAAGGCGTTTGCGACACGCTACGAGCTTGATCAGCCGGTGAACTGGGACGAGCCGGTCATCGAACTCGAAACCTGGACCTATGACCCCTTGCTGCTGGGAGAAGATAACCTCGTGGATACCATATCGCTTTATTTAAGCCTACCCGACAGCACCGATGATCGCATCGAGGCCGCCAAGGAAGAGCTGTTGAGGCAGGTGAGTTTGTGAAGGGGCTCGACATCTTCAGGCGGCATTTCGAAGGCCTCTCGCACCACTATTTCCTCCAAAGCGCATCTCGACCTTGCCATGCGGAGCGATAAAGGCGAGAAGATCGATCAGAAGAACGTCCGTAAGCATCGCGCAGACGTTTTCCGTCTGTTGCAGCTGCTGCCCGAGGATGAGCGAGTCGTGTTGCCGGAGGCAATTGCTGCGGACAAGGCGAGCTTTGCCGCAAAAGTCGATGCGGATGGGGATTTCCAGCCGAAAACTATTGGCCTTCCGGGTGACGCGGCCGCACAAACCGCGCGACTGCGCACCATCTATGGAATTGCCGCCGCATGACGGCTGGGGATATGTTCAGACCATACCCGCGGCGCCGCGCGACCGTCGCGCCCACGGCCCTTGGGGCGATCTGGCGCTGCACACCATCGGCTGGCGCGCCTTCCAAGATCTATGTTCCCAGCTGTGCGAGGTCGTGCTCGATCGTCCTGTCGAAATCTTCCGCGAAGCGCAGGATGGTGGCCAGGACGCAGTTTTCCTGATCCCTTCGGGGACTGACATGCCGCCGATTGGCACCGTCCAGTGCAAACATACGTCCGAGGCCGCCAAGGCGTTAAAGGTTAGCGACCTCACGGCAGAACTCGATCATGTTGAGACCTTGGTCAAAGCCCGTCAAGCGGATACCTATGTCTTCATGACCAACATGAGCGTGGACGCCCCTATCGCAGCCGCTATGCGAGCGAAGCTGGGCGCGCTCGGCGTGCGCAAGCCGCACATTCTTGGCCGCCAGTATATTGTTCGGGTCATCAGGAGCAGCGCAAAATTGCGGGCACTGGTCCCCCAAGTCTGATGACCTGCGCATGGAGGCTGCGGACAATCTCGAATCCGCTGCGTGCAGCGATCTCGATGTGTCCTTCTTCGACCAAGAGGACATGCTCGCGCTGATACCGCCGTTACGCCTAGTCGGCCTGGGTCTGGCGCTGCGGACTACCGTTTTGCCATCGCTCGACGACCGCATTGATGAGATCGCCGCAGACGCTGACTTGGACGAAGAGCCCGACAGTCATTTCAAGAAGCTGCTCGGCCTGCTTGATTGCGCAGAAGCAATGGGCGTCGATTCCGCCGCCGCCGACCTGATCAATGAAGTGCGGCATCAAGTGGAGCAGTCGGTCAAGGCGCTTGAGGAGCGCAAGCGAGAGCGCGACGAGGAGTCAGAAGACGATTCGGACTGGACCTCGCCCTCGCGATCCGCCATCAGGGCGAAATCCTCGTCCTTCGTGACGATCACCAATTGCTCGTCCTTCGCCAATTGCCAAATCTCACGATCATCGCTCGCCTCCATGCCGAGGTCCAAGACATGACGACAGGCGAATCCATGGTCTACCAAATACCGCGCCAGCGCTGCCGGCAACTGGTTATCCACCAGCAGGTTCATGCTGCGATCAGAACTGGGTGGCTCAACTGAACGGCAGCGTATTCGAGGGCCGCAAAAATATCCTCTTCTTCCAGAAACGTGTAATCTTCCAGAATCTCGCTGAGGGAGGCGCCGGAACCGAGGAGGCTCAGGATGTCACTGACGCGCAGGCGGTATCCGCGGATACAAGGGCTTCCGCCACACTTGCCGGGTTCAAGCGTAATGCGCGCGAGTCGCTGATCGCTCATGGATTGGGTCTCGCTAAAAGGTGGTTTTTTCGCAAACTTACCACTCATCGACTGCAAGCGGGAAGTTTTGGGGTTCGTTCCTCACCCCAACCTACGCGGGCTCCAAAAAATACGCCGCCACGAGTTGGTCGACGTCGATGAGCAGCGATGTCAGCACCGGTTGGCCGGCGAGTGGACTGATGCGGGTGCTCAAGCGGGCGCCTTCGGGCCATGCCGGGCGAACTGCTGCCAGGCCGTAGCGACCACATGGGCCGCATCGAAGCCGAAGTGCAGGTGATGCAATGCCCGTGTGGTGTTCATGCGTTTTCGCCCCCTGTTGATCGTGATCGCGTGACGCCGGGCGCGCGACGCCCGCCGGGCAACCGCCTGGAAGTCCTGAGCGGCGACCGGGCCGGCTGCTACAGTATCCGGATCAACGCACAATGGCGACTTTGCTTCGCTTGGCACAACGGCGATGCACACGCGGTCGAGATCGTCGATTTCCACTAAGGAGGCTATTCCATGTCAGCAGTGAATGACATGCGTCCGGTCCATCCGGGCGAAATCCTGCGCGAAGATTTCTTGGTACCCTTGAATCTGAGCGTCAACGCGGTGGCGCAGTGCCTGCGCGTACCGGCTACCCGTCTACATGAGATCATCAAGGAGCGGCGGGCCGTGACGCCGGATACGGCATTGCGTCTGTCACACTACTTTGGCGGCGATGCACAATCTTGGCTGAACCTCCAGGCCAGCTATGACCTAAAGGTGGCCGAGCGGGATCGCGGGGCGGTGATCGCCAGCGAGGTCAGTCCGCGCGCAGCCTAGCGGTGATGCCGAAGGGGTCGAAATGTTCGAAATTGCTTCTGTCTTCCTCGTCCTGACCGCCCTGCTGGCGTACCTGAACCAGCGCTTCATCGGTCTGCCGATCACCATCGGGGTCATGGCGGCCGCGCTGCTGTTGTCCCTGGCCCTTATTGGGCTGGACTTGGCCGGTATCGACTTCGGGCTGCGGCAGTATGAGGAGTCGCTGCTGCGCTCGATCGACTTCTCCAATGTCCTGATGCAGGGCATGTTGTCGCTGCTGCTGTTCGCCGGGGCCTTGCACGTCGACTTGAGCGAGCTGCGGGCCTACCGCTGGCAGGTAGGGCTGCTGGCAGTGCTGTCCACCACGCTATCTACGCTGGCAGTGGGCTTCGGGACCTGGTTCGCGCTGTCCTGGGTCGGGCTGGAGCTGCCGTTGGTGTTCTGCCTGTTATTCGGTGCCCTGATCTCGCCAACCGACCCGATCGCGGTGATGGGTATCCTCAAGACCGCGGGCGCGCCGAAAAGGCTGGAGTTGGTGATCGCGGGCGAATCGCTGTTCAACGACGGCGTCGGCGTCGTGATCTTCTCGCTGTTGCTGGGCATGCTGGCGAGCGGCGCCATGCCGTCCGTGGGCGAAGGTCTGCTGATGCTGCTGCATGAAGCAGGCGGCGGTTTGCTGTTCGGGCTGGCGCTCGGCTACATCACCTTTCGGGCGCTCAAGAGCGTGGACAGCTATCAGGTCGAGGTGTTGCTGACCCTGGCCGCAGTCACCGGCGGCTACGCGCTTGCCAGTCGGCTGCATGTGTCGGGGCCGCTGGCGATGGTGGTGGCCGGGCTGATCATCGGCAACGGCGGGCGCCGGCTGGCGATGTCTGACACCACGCGACACTATGTCGATCTGTTCTGGGAGTTGATCGACGAGATTCTGAATGCCGTGCTCTTTGTGCTGATCGGCCTGGAGATTATGCTGGTGACCTTCTCGGCGAGCACCCTGGTCGCCGCAGTCTTGGCCATGAGCGTCACCCTGGCGGCGCGCGCACTTACAGTTGGCCTGCCGGTGGCCATGCTGCCGGGTGTGTTCCGGCTGCCCAAGGGCTCCGGGTGGGTACTGACCTGGGGCGGCCTGCGCGGCGGCATCTCGGTGGCACTGGCCCTATCGCTGCCACTGGGCTCCGAGCGCGACATCGTGCTCACGCTGACCTATTGCATCGTCGTGTTCTCCATCCTCTGCCAGGGGCTGACCATCGGCTGGGTGGTGCGCAAGGCCGTGACTCAACAGCACTGACATACAGGACTCATCTGCTTGAATCTGCTGCGCTTGTCCGCCACCCATGGCTTGCTTCCGTCAAGCGGCAGTGGGGAGCGGGTCGGTGCCCTCGCTGAGGATTGCGAGATACCCCCGGTAACTGAAAACGCGGCCCCGTTTTCGGCCGGTGACCTCCTCGACAATGCCGGAGCGTTCCAGACCGGCGAGCGCCGCATTGACCGTGGGGGCCGAAAGCCCGGTTTGTTGGACGAGTTGGTTGGCCGTCAGATAGGGGTTCTGCTGAAACAAATCGTGAATTCGCAGTGCCGAGCCCGCCCGATCGCTCTCCGCTGTGATGCGTTCGCGGTCTTCCTTAAACAGATCGATGATCCGGGTGGCGGCGTTGAACGCTTGATTGGCGGTATCCGCGACGCCCGTGAGGAAGAAGTTGAGCCAGGCTTCCCACGCGCCATGCTCGCGCACTTCCTGAAGCAGGCGGTAGTAGTCGGCGCGATGGGTCTTGAGGTAAAGGCTTAGATAGAGCAGCGGCTTGCGCAGCACGCCGTTGACGCAGAGATAGAGCGTGACCAGCAAACGACCGATCCTCCCGTTGCCATCCAAAAACGGATGAATGGTCTCGAACTGAACGTGCAGCAGGCCGGCCTTGATCAGGGCGGGCAGGCGCGAGCCATCCTCGTGCATGAAGCGCTCAAGCGCATCAAGACAGGCATCCATCTCGGTCGGCGGTGGTGGCACGAAAAGCGCGTTGCCCGGACGTGTGCCGCCAATCCAGTTCTGCGAACGCCGAAACTCGCCGGGGTTCTTCGTACCGCCACGCCCGCTTTGCAGCAGCCGCGCGTGCATCTCGCGGATAAGACGTAATGACAGGGGCAGATCTTCCAGCCTCTCCAGGCCATAGATCATGGCATCGACGTAGTTCGAGACTTCGCGAATGTCGTCGATAGGCTGCCCGGCTCGCGCCTCGGTCTCGAAGCGGAGCAAGTCCGAAAGGGTCGATTGCGTGCCTTCGATCTGCGACGAGAGGACGGCTTCCTTCCGTACATACATGTAGAGGAATAATTCTTCGCGCGGGAGCAACATGGTGATACCGTCCAGACGCCCCAAGGCACGTTCTGCCAAACTCAGCTGTTCCAGCAGGGCCAGCACGTCGATCGACGGTTCCGGCGGCAAGGGCGGCGGCACAAAGGCGCGCACCATCTCGCCCGCAATGGGCGTTTCGACAAAGCGGCCTAGCCGGGAATTGGGCGGAGGTTCAGCCATGCCCCCAACATAACGCCCCGACCCTATTTAAGCAATGACCACTTGGCTTAAATAGGAGGCAAGCTAAAGTAAGCGCTCTTAAATAGGGAGCGATACGACGGGCGCAACCTGTCGAGCGCGCCTCACGCTTATCGCTGCCACTGGCATCTTGATAGCTATGCGGGCGCGCCCGATGCCGCAGTTCGGCATGCTCGCGTTGCTGATTCTGCTTCCGTTGCTCTCAGGCAACGCGACCGCGCGCGCGAGCATGCCGGAGCAGGTGCAGAACCTGATGCTCGTCGCACCCGCGACTCACTTTTCTTGATCTCGCGACTCCTGCCGGGGTCGGCGATCGATCCGCTGCTAATGAAGCGACGCCGGTCATCGCAATGTTCGCCACCGCACGGACGCGATGCCCTGCGCGCGGTACGCTCGACGGATGACTGACACACCATCCATCGCTTCGCCCAACATCAAAAAGCGGCTGCTCTTAGCGGGCGCCGTGGCCGCTCTCGCGGCGATCACCGTCTTCGCCTGGGTGGCCTTGCAGCCTTCTGGCCCAGGGGTCGGCTTCGTCAAGGGCAACGGTCGCATCGAGGCCACCGAGATCGACGTCGCCACCAAGCTCGCCGGGCGGGTGCAGGAGATCATGGTCAACGAGGGCGATTTCGTGGAGGTGGGCCAGCCGCTGGCGCAGATGCGCATCGCGGTGCTCGACGCGCAACATGACGAGGCCATGGCACTGTCCCGTCAGGCCGTTACCGCCGTCGCCAGCGCCAAGGCGCAGGTTGCCGTGCGCGAGAGCGATACGCTCGCTGCGCAGGCCCTGGTGGGGCAGCGCGAGAGCGAACTGGATGCGGCGCAGCGGCGCTATGCGCGTTCCGAGACGCTGTCCGGGACGGGGATGACGACCCGCCAGGTGCTCGATGATGACCGCGCCAGCGTGCATGGCGCCGAGGCCACGCTGGCCGGTGCGGAGGCCCAGGTGACCGCCACCCAGGCGGCGATCACGGCCGCGCAGGCCGCGGTCGTCGGCGCCAATTCCGGCGTCGAGGCGAGCGAGGCGACGGTTGCCCGCGTCGAGGCCGATATCGAGGACAGTCTGCTCAAGTCCCCGCGCGCCGGGCGCGTGCAGTACCGCATCGCGCAGCCGGGCGAGGTGCTGGCCAGCGGCGGCAAGGTGCTCAACCTGGTCGACTTGAGCGATGTCTATATGACTTTCTTCCTGCCCGAGACGGTGGTCGGTCGGGTAGCGCTGGGCAGCGAGGTGCATATCGTGCTCGATGCCGCGCCGCAGTATCTGATTCCGGCGCGGGTGTCCTATGTCGCCAGCACCGCCCAGTTCACGCCCAAGACGGTGGAGACGGCCAGCGAGCGGCAGAAGCTGATGTTCCGCGTCAAGGCGCAGATCGACCCTGCGCTGCTGCAACGTCATTTGAAGCTGGTCAAGACCGGCCTGCCCGGCATGGCCTGGCTCAAGCTCGACACGCAGGCGGCGTGGCCGGCTGATCTGGCGATCAAGGTTCCGGATTGAGTGCCGGATTGAGCACCAGACTGAGCGCAAGTCCGCCCGTGCTGCCCCTGATCGATCAACCGGGACGGGATGCGCTCGAACCAGTGGCCAGTCTGGTCGACGTCAGTCTGCGTTACGGCAAGGTCGTGGCGCTGGCCGACATCAAGCTCGACATCCCCGCCGGGCGCATAGTCGGACTGCTCGGCCCGGACGGCGTGGGCAAATCGAGCCTCCTGGCGCTGCTCGCCGGGGCGCGTGCCGTTCAGCAGGGTAGGGTGCAGGCCCTGGGCGGTGACATGGGCAGCCGCCGTCATCGCCGCCGCGTCTGTCCGCATATCGCTTACATGCCCCAGGGCCTGGGAAAAAACCTCTATCCGACCCTGTCGGTGGAGGAGAACCTGCAGTTCTTCGGCCGGCTGTTCGGCCACCAGGCCGCCGAGCGCCGTCGCCGCATCGACGAACTCACCCGCGACACCGGCCTGACCCCCTTTCTGGCGCGCCCGGCCGGCAAGCTCTCCGGCGGCATGAAACAGAAGCTCGCCCTCTGTTGCGCGCTGATCCACGACCCGGACCTGTTGATCCTGGATGAGCCGACCACCGGCGTGGACCCGCTCGCCCGCGCCCAGTTCTGGGACCTGATCGCGCGCATCCGCACCGGGCGGCCCGGCATGAGCGTGATCGTTGCCACCGCCTACATGGACGAGGCACAAGGCTTCGACTGGCTGGTGGCGATGAACGCCGGCCGCGTGCTGGCCACTGGCACGCCGGCCGAGCTGCTTGAGCGCACCGGGACCGACTCGCTCGATGCCGCCTTCATCGCACTGCTGCCGGAAGCCCTGCAAAAGGGCCACCAGGCGGTCACCATCCCGCCGCTGGTCGCTTGCGATCAGACCGAGATCGCCATCGCGGCCAAGGATCTGACCAAGCGCTTCGGTGATTTCACCGCGGTCGATCATGTCAATCTTGCCATCCGCCAGGGCGAGATCTTCGGCTTCATCGGCTCCAACGGCTGCGGCAAGTCCACCACCATGAAGATGCTGACCGGCCTGCTGCCGGCCAGCGAGGGCAGTGCGTCCCTGTTCGGCGCCCCGGTCGACCCCAAGGACATCGCCACTCGCCGGCGCGTGGGCTATATGTCGCAGAGCTTCTCGCTCTACTCCGAGCTGACGGTGCGCCAGAATCTGGTGCTGCACGCGCGTCTGTTCCAACTGCCGCCGGGCACTATCCCGGCGCGGGTGGCGGATATGATTCGCCGCTTCGGCCTGGAGGCGTCGGTGGACGCAATGCCCGACCGGCTGCCGCTGGGTATCCGCCAGCGCCTGTCGCTGGCGGTTGCCATGGTGCATCGACCGGAACTGCTGATCCTGGACGAGCCGACCTCGGGCGTGGACCCGATAGCGCGCGATAGCCTGTGGCAATTGATGATCGATCTGGCCCGCAACGATCAGGTCACCATCTTTATCTCCACCCACTTCATGAACGAGGCCGGGCGTTGCGACCGCATCGCGCTGATGCACGCCGGGCGCGTGCTCGTCACCGGTGTCCCCGCTGAACTGGTGGACCAACGCGGCGCTGACACACTCGAACAGGCCTTTATCGGCTATCTGGAAGATGCCGGCGCGTCCGGCGCGGCACCTTCCGAGGACACGGCGCAGGCGCCGCCCCCCGTCGTGCCGAGCGCCCCGCCCAAGCAGGGGTTCCCCTTCAGTCTGGGCCGCGCGTGGAGCTACAGCCTGCGCGAGACCCTCGAACTGCAACGCGACCCAATGCGCGCCACCATGGCGCTGCTGGGCACGGCCATCCTGATGTTTGTCTTCGGCTACGGGATCAGCCTAGATGTGGAGGACCTCAGCTACGCGGTGCTCGACCGGGACCAGACCGGGTTGAGCCGCAACTACGCGCTGAACCTGGCGGCTCGCGCTACTTTATCGAACATGCGCCGATCACAGATGACGCGGACCTGGACCGGCGCATGCGCGCTGGCGAGCTCGCGCTGGCGATCGAGATCCCACAGGGCTTCGCCCGCGACCTGGCGCGCGGGCATCAGGTGCAGATCGGCGCCTGGGTGGACGGCGCCATGCCGGTGCGCGCCGAGACCGTGCGCGGCTATGTGCTGGGCATGCACCAGGGCTGGCTGCAAGACCAGGCGACGCACCGGCTCGGTCAGGACGCAGCAGCCGGCCCGGCAACGATCGCAACGCGCTTTCGCTACAACCCAGACGTTAGGAGCCTGCCGGCGATGGTGCCAGCGGTCATCCCGATGCTCTTGCTGATGATCCCGGCGATGCTGACCGCGCTGTCGGTGGTGCGCGAGAAAGAACTCGGCTCGATCATCAATCTCTACGTCACCCCGGTCACCCGCAGCGAGTTCCTGCTCGGCAAGCAGTTGCCCTATGTGGTGCTGGCGATGCTGAACTTCGCCCTGATGACGCTGTTGGCAGTTACGGTCTTCGGTGTGCCGGTCAAGGGCAGCCTGCTGGCACTGACGGCGGGGGCGCTGCTCTTCGTGATCTTCTCGACCGGCTTCGGCCTGTTCGCATCTACCTTTACCCGCAGCCAGATCGCGGCGATGTTCGTGGCCATGATCGGGACCATCATCCCAGCCGTGCAGTTCGCCGGGATGCTCAACCCGGTGTCCTCGCTCGAAGGGGTGGGCTATCTCATCGGTCAGGTCTACCCGGCCACCTACTTTCTGACCATCAGCCGCGGCGTCTTCAACAAGGGGTTGGATTTCGTCGGCC includes the following:
- a CDS encoding type I restriction-modification system subunit M, producing the protein MAKTKPENAKSLESWIWNAACSIRGAKDAPKYKDYILPLIFTKRLCDVFDDELNRIAAEVGSRRSAFALVKADHKLVRFYLPLVPDDPEQSVWSVIRKLADRIGEGVTTQMRAIARENPLLQGIIDRVDFNATTHGQRDLDDDRLSNLIEAISTKRLGLDDVEADIIGKSYEYLIRKFAEGGGQSAGEFYTPPEVGTIMSRVLAPEPGMEIYDPCCGSGGLLIKCEIAMEESAKSEQPAPLKLYGQEYIADTWAMANMNLIIHDFEGEIEIGDTFKHPKFRWRGRLRTFDRVVANPMWNQNWFTEADYDNDELDRFPAGAGFPGKSSADWGWVQHMHASLNDKGRAAVVLDTGAASRGSGNAGTNKEKTVRQWFVDHDLIESVLYLPENLFYNTTAPGIVLFLNKAKPARRRGKVFLVNASQVFEKGDPKNFIPEAGIARIADTLIGWKEAEKLSRVVDLAELKKNDYNISPSRYIHTSDAETYRPLAEIVEELKGIEAEAKESGQALDRILKQLGIGA
- a CDS encoding N-6 DNA methylase; the encoded protein is MTPTNAKSLESWIWNAACSIRGAKDAPKYKDYILPLIFTKRLCDVFDDELNRIAAEVGSRRKAFALAKADHKLVRFYLPLVPADPEQPVWSVIRKLSDRIGEGVTTQMRAIARDNPLLQGIIDRVDFNATTHGQRDLDDDRLSNLIEAISTKRLGLDDVEADIIGKSYEYLIIHDFEGEIEIGDTFKHPKFRWRGRLRTFDRVVANPMWNQNWFTEADYDNDELDRFPAGAGFPGKSSADWGWVQHMHASLNDKGRAAVVLDTGAASRGSGNAGTNKEKTVRQWFVDHDLIESVLYLPENLFYNTTAPGIVLFLNKAKPEARRGKVFLVNASQIFEKGDPRTLSPLLASSASPTPSSAGRKRKSSAASSITPSLRRTTTTSPPAAASTPATLRPIDHWRRSSPNWMRRRPRRARPMLRCGRFCGRLGYEHGSVRRGISGYGNCRRTAATIGVDPFSNPHPAERPTQAGVLRRKVPRNGPWARPTRRRGTSPIFPESVIRRRFVAGWYHFEHLYRPRLDAWRVYDNSGEEATLLEEAP
- a CDS encoding MarR family transcriptional regulator, whose product is MLATATSHVEHVLQAPLIVDGPAASAKLPAFLTQRYVLVEGEILGRPCILMLGTRLHDDTPATIAKHRDVIRRQSPGRVVILVIERLSNHNRHRLISQHVPFIVPGNQLFVPELAVDLREHFRSERDTPADGLTPAAQLILLAVLIGRIGPETTPSELASQFHYSAMSMSRAITEIEAFELADTEVAGRFRHVRFRLPGEALWSRALPHLRSPVRKRRRVRRPPQCLALPLAGETALAEKTDLSHPRIETRAMAATKWKAFATRYELDQPVNWDEPVIELETWTYDPLLLGEDNLVDTISLYLSLPDSTDDRIEAAKEELLRQVSL
- a CDS encoding restriction endonuclease, which encodes MELPPHDGWGYVQTIPAAPRDRRAHGPWGDLALHTIGWRAFQDLCSQLCEVVLDRPVEIFREAQDGGQDAVFLIPSGTDMPPIGTVQCKHTSEAAKALKVSDLTAELDHVETLVKARQADTYVFMTNMSVDAPIAAAMRAKLGALGVRKPHILGRQYIVRVIRSSAKLRALVPQV
- a CDS encoding DUF5615 family PIN-like protein, encoding MNLLVDNQLPAALARYLVDHGFACRHVLDLGMEASDDREIWQLAKDEQLVIVTKDEDFALMADREGEVQSESSSDSSSRSRLRSSSALTDCST
- a CDS encoding DUF433 domain-containing protein is translated as MSDQRLARITLEPGKCGGSPCIRGYRLRVSDILSLLGSGASLSEILEDYTFLEEEDIFAALEYAAVQLSHPVLIAA
- a CDS encoding type II toxin-antitoxin system RelE/ParE family toxin, whose product is MPGELLPGRSDHMGRIEAEVQVMQCPCGVHAFSPPVDRDRVTPGARRPPGNRLEVLSGDRAGCYSIRINAQWRLCFAWHNGDAHAVEIVDFH